In one Streptomyces sp. R33 genomic region, the following are encoded:
- a CDS encoding DUF4097 family beta strand repeat-containing protein produces MQKFDTPAASSTVVDIPAGRVRFIAADRDNTTVEILPADASKSRDVKAAEETTATYIDGVLRIEAAPAKNRVLGSSGSIELTVQLPAGSRIEAKLASGEFRGVGRLGDVSFEGAQATVKIDEAASARMTLMSGDVSVGRLGGDAQISTQKGDLHIAEAVRGTVTLRTELGEITVGAARGVSASLDAGTTYGRILNSLQNSEGVAGLNIHASTNYGDITARSL; encoded by the coding sequence ATGCAGAAGTTCGACACCCCCGCCGCCAGCTCCACCGTCGTCGACATCCCCGCAGGACGCGTCCGGTTCATCGCCGCCGACCGGGACAACACCACCGTCGAGATCCTGCCCGCCGACGCCTCCAAGAGCCGGGACGTGAAGGCCGCCGAGGAGACCACCGCCACCTACATCGACGGTGTCCTGCGCATCGAGGCCGCACCGGCCAAGAACCGGGTGCTCGGCTCTTCCGGCTCCATCGAACTGACCGTCCAGCTGCCCGCCGGCTCCCGTATCGAAGCGAAGCTGGCCAGCGGCGAGTTCCGGGGCGTCGGGCGCCTCGGTGACGTCTCCTTCGAGGGCGCGCAGGCCACGGTCAAGATCGACGAGGCGGCGAGCGCCCGTATGACCCTCATGTCGGGTGACGTCTCGGTCGGCCGCCTGGGCGGGGACGCGCAGATCAGCACCCAGAAGGGCGACCTCCACATCGCCGAGGCGGTCCGCGGCACGGTCACGCTGCGCACGGAACTGGGTGAGATCACGGTCGGTGCCGCCCGCGGCGTCTCCGCCTCCCTGGACGCCGGCACCACCTACGGCCGGATCCTCAACTCGCTCCAGAACAGCGAAGGCGTCGCCGGCCTGAACATCCACGCCAGCACCAACTACGGCGACATCACCGCCCGCAGCCTCTGA
- a CDS encoding serine/threonine-protein kinase, whose protein sequence is MNSATEVFQPLQEDDPQSVAGYRLVARLGAGGMGRVYLSYTRGGRPVAIKVVRPELAEDPAFRRRFRREVEAARRVRGAYTAELIDAEADGVPPWLATLYVPGPSLTEAVARRGPLPVPAVLWLVAGVAEALQAIHGAGIVHRDLKPSNVLLAADGPRVIDFGISLASGTTAHTATGTAIGTPQYMAPEQASAGEVTTATDVFALGQTAAFAALGEPLYGDGPAVSVLFRIVHSDPDLSRLPEPLRPLIARCLAADPEERATPAEIVAWCRQRLGEDADGGGGPAVWREVTGPEVMIPAPVPDPTPVHTLPLVGRPTPAEPQERNPRRRRTALIAAAAVTAGVLVLTGLAWTVMDATDRQRDRDAAAAASAAAAHKTPSGPAGSAAADGKPAASGSGSASGPGGASTPQPPKPVPHTMLMLEEKNSISLKDPVRHEDRTGDIRLTCAEQECALESDSSLMTLLFGEPSGSFEECRALTANGSRRVPLAAVALGSEICVRSPSGDIALLVIQVKSTVHVKGVPNFVSTDMTVWRTPAA, encoded by the coding sequence ATGAACAGCGCGACCGAGGTGTTCCAGCCGCTGCAGGAGGACGATCCGCAGTCGGTGGCCGGCTACCGCCTCGTGGCCCGGCTCGGTGCGGGTGGCATGGGCCGGGTGTACCTCTCGTACACCCGGGGCGGCCGCCCGGTCGCGATCAAGGTGGTGCGGCCCGAGCTGGCCGAGGATCCGGCGTTCCGGCGGCGGTTCCGCCGCGAGGTGGAAGCGGCCAGGCGCGTCCGGGGGGCGTACACCGCCGAGTTGATCGATGCCGAGGCGGACGGGGTGCCGCCCTGGCTCGCCACCCTCTACGTGCCCGGGCCCTCGCTCACGGAGGCCGTCGCCCGGCGCGGACCGCTGCCGGTGCCCGCGGTGCTGTGGCTGGTGGCCGGGGTGGCCGAAGCCCTCCAGGCCATTCACGGTGCCGGCATCGTGCACCGGGACCTGAAGCCCTCGAACGTACTCCTGGCCGCCGACGGGCCCCGTGTCATCGACTTCGGTATTTCGCTGGCGTCCGGCACCACCGCGCACACCGCCACGGGCACCGCCATCGGCACGCCCCAGTACATGGCCCCCGAGCAGGCGTCGGCGGGCGAGGTGACGACAGCAACCGACGTCTTCGCGCTGGGCCAGACGGCGGCGTTCGCCGCGCTGGGCGAGCCGCTGTACGGAGACGGCCCCGCCGTGAGCGTGCTGTTCCGGATCGTGCACTCCGACCCCGATCTCTCCCGGCTGCCGGAGCCGCTGCGTCCGCTGATCGCCCGGTGTCTGGCCGCCGATCCGGAGGAGCGGGCCACCCCGGCGGAGATCGTCGCGTGGTGCCGGCAGCGGCTGGGCGAGGACGCCGACGGGGGCGGCGGCCCGGCCGTCTGGCGGGAGGTGACGGGGCCGGAGGTGATGATTCCGGCGCCGGTCCCGGATCCCACCCCGGTGCACACCCTGCCGCTGGTCGGCCGGCCGACGCCGGCCGAGCCGCAGGAACGGAACCCGCGCAGGCGGCGTACCGCGCTGATCGCGGCCGCGGCGGTGACAGCAGGGGTGCTCGTGCTGACAGGGCTGGCCTGGACGGTCATGGACGCGACGGACAGACAGCGCGACCGGGACGCGGCAGCGGCCGCCTCGGCCGCGGCAGCCCACAAAACACCATCAGGCCCGGCCGGCTCAGCGGCCGCCGACGGGAAGCCGGCCGCTTCCGGGTCCGGATCCGCCTCCGGACCCGGAGGCGCAAGCACGCCCCAGCCACCGAAGCCCGTTCCCCACACCATGCTGATGCTGGAGGAGAAGAACTCCATCAGCCTCAAGGACCCGGTCCGGCACGAGGACCGCACGGGCGACATCCGCCTGACGTGCGCGGAGCAAGAATGCGCCCTGGAGAGCGACTCGAGCCTGATGACCCTGCTGTTCGGAGAGCCGAGCGGCTCCTTCGAGGAGTGCCGGGCACTCACGGCGAACGGCTCCCGGAGAGTCCCGCTGGCCGCGGTGGCGCTCGGCAGCGAGATCTGCGTCAGGAGCCCGTCGGGGGACATCGCGCTGCTCGTGATCCAGGTCAAGTCGACCGTCCACGTGAAGGGCGTACCCAACTTCGTGTCGACGGACATGACGGTCTGGCGGACCCCGGCAGCCTGA
- a CDS encoding ABC transporter substrate-binding protein → MGALVPLTRPGWAEAGRHLLAGLELAVREVNDAGGILGRPLELVVRDTAADPQRAAAAVDELAGLGVAALAGEYHSVVARAAAARADALGLPFLCSSAVLDELTEQPTHWVARLAPAQSHGWRIYADFLLGAGHSRIAVAAQPSVYWASGTRILRDHLAPRGGTVIELDMSALTPAALCDELVDHRATALLLLVGHPEPAVPIVESVRHDPRLAEILIGAPAGQPEFAEWAALLGADGAAIPFLRYLPEQLGPLGARVGAALRERLGEAPSFVAFEGYDTVAVLADVLRSSGADRARTAESWPRVAVEGTRGRIRFSRTPGISVWQWTWTPVQVADRDPAEPDRFRILHTG, encoded by the coding sequence ATCGGCGCTCTCGTACCGCTGACCCGGCCCGGCTGGGCCGAGGCGGGCCGGCACCTGCTCGCCGGACTCGAGCTGGCCGTCCGCGAAGTCAATGACGCCGGCGGGATCCTCGGGCGACCGCTCGAGCTGGTGGTCCGGGACACCGCGGCCGACCCGCAGAGGGCGGCGGCGGCCGTGGACGAACTGGCCGGCCTGGGCGTGGCCGCGTTGGCGGGGGAGTACCACAGCGTCGTCGCCCGCGCCGCTGCCGCCAGGGCCGACGCCCTCGGCCTGCCGTTCCTCTGTTCGTCAGCCGTGCTCGACGAGCTCACCGAACAGCCGACGCACTGGGTCGCGCGCCTCGCCCCGGCGCAGTCCCACGGCTGGCGGATCTACGCAGACTTCCTCCTCGGCGCGGGCCACAGCCGTATCGCCGTGGCAGCACAGCCGAGTGTCTACTGGGCTTCCGGGACCCGCATCCTGCGGGACCACCTCGCTCCACGCGGCGGCACCGTCATCGAACTCGACATGAGCGCGCTCACCCCCGCGGCGCTGTGCGACGAACTCGTCGACCACCGCGCGACAGCGCTCCTCCTCCTGGTCGGCCACCCCGAGCCGGCCGTGCCGATCGTCGAGTCCGTCCGCCACGACCCGCGCCTCGCCGAGATCCTGATCGGTGCCCCGGCCGGACAGCCGGAGTTCGCCGAATGGGCGGCGCTGCTGGGCGCCGACGGCGCCGCGATCCCGTTCCTGCGCTACCTGCCCGAACAGCTCGGTCCCCTCGGTGCACGCGTCGGGGCGGCCCTCCGCGAGCGGCTGGGCGAAGCGCCCTCCTTCGTCGCCTTCGAGGGTTACGACACGGTCGCCGTCCTCGCCGACGTGCTGCGTTCCAGCGGCGCGGACCGGGCGCGCACGGCCGAATCCTGGCCGCGCGTTGCAGTGGAAGGCACCCGCGGCCGGATCCGGTTCTCCCGCACACCGGGCATCAGCGTCTGGCAATGGACTTGGACGCCGGTACAAGTCGCCGACCGGGATCCGGCGGAACCCGACCGCTTCCGAATCCTCCACACCGGCTGA
- a CDS encoding pentapeptide repeat-containing protein, whose product MRALTPRGVMRWPLVLHVVTALLLAGAASITILGLLWLTLGAPRIQVAGPLKPSDTYDAIKIALAVVAGAGGVVALVVAYRRQHLNETTDAREYDKALIERFGAAAGQLGADQPAVRMAGAYAMARLADEWPQERQMCIDVLCGYLRMPHAPDPPTDDQVLTTWRRERKVREIVLQLIGAHLRDEAPESWQGHDLNFAGAVIDVADLRGARFTGGDIVFVETVFVAHGRDQVVFDEVDFAEGSCVYFRLAEFRSGSVRFNRATFSGGWVTFDSARFTGAQVSFRDAAFAAGEILFEDTDFSEGCVDFEGATFTGSTVNFREHHLPSVYVTVPPARFSGATVDFSQAADFTHPPRFGLQALPPGLRLPPGTSISDLP is encoded by the coding sequence ATGAGGGCTCTGACTCCGCGCGGTGTCATGCGCTGGCCACTGGTTCTGCATGTCGTCACGGCACTGCTGCTGGCCGGTGCTGCATCCATAACGATCTTGGGGCTGCTGTGGCTGACGCTGGGGGCACCTCGAATACAGGTGGCCGGACCGCTCAAGCCCAGCGACACCTACGACGCCATCAAGATCGCACTGGCTGTCGTGGCCGGAGCCGGCGGCGTAGTGGCACTCGTAGTCGCCTATCGACGCCAGCATCTCAATGAGACCACCGACGCCCGGGAATACGACAAGGCGCTGATCGAACGGTTCGGCGCCGCCGCCGGGCAACTCGGAGCCGACCAGCCGGCTGTACGCATGGCGGGCGCCTACGCGATGGCACGGCTCGCCGATGAATGGCCTCAGGAACGGCAGATGTGCATCGACGTGCTGTGCGGCTACCTGCGCATGCCACACGCACCCGATCCACCCACGGACGACCAGGTGCTCACGACCTGGCGCCGCGAACGGAAGGTTCGTGAGATCGTCCTGCAGCTCATCGGTGCCCACTTACGCGATGAGGCCCCTGAATCCTGGCAGGGCCACGACCTCAACTTCGCCGGCGCCGTCATCGACGTGGCCGACCTCCGTGGTGCCCGTTTCACCGGCGGCGACATCGTCTTCGTGGAGACGGTCTTCGTGGCTCACGGCCGAGACCAGGTCGTCTTCGACGAGGTCGACTTCGCCGAAGGCAGCTGCGTCTACTTCCGGCTGGCCGAATTCCGCAGCGGCTCCGTCCGCTTCAACCGGGCCACCTTCAGCGGCGGCTGGGTCACCTTCGACAGTGCCCGCTTCACAGGCGCACAGGTCAGCTTTCGGGACGCTGCCTTCGCGGCGGGCGAGATCCTCTTCGAGGACACCGACTTCTCCGAAGGGTGCGTGGACTTCGAAGGCGCCACGTTCACCGGCAGCACGGTGAATTTCCGTGAGCACCATCTTCCGTCCGTGTACGTCACGGTGCCGCCCGCCCGTTTCAGTGGCGCCACCGTCGACTTCTCGCAGGCAGCCGACTTCACCCACCCTCCCCGGTTCGGCCTGCAGGCGCTGCCTCCCGGTCTCCGGCTTCCCCCGGGCACCAGCATCTCCGACCTGCCTTGA
- a CDS encoding serine hydrolase — translation MKAVAVTGGSPDTPESPATEGTGAPVTDPGTQDTPPGTGGSETPERAEAETPAEAEAEAEADGAAETGPDEGAPAEPEANAEAEPEADAEPESKADAEAEAEQESEPEADAEPDAEPDAEPEPEADAEPEPGPEPDAEPEAAAEPEADAEPEADAEPEPEPEADADPEPEAEAEQASEPEAEAEQASEAEAEGSSAAEPEAGETAPEAEAQPDTEAEPDAEATGGPAPEPDVEAGGREVAEPEAEADGREVPEPETEATGEGDGGGGAAQDEDAPDESAEEAEAVEAEGPAEDGPADDAGRKPRQAPSWARNDAAEADAEDPERTSQFVALKELDAPAEKAPWPAAVPQNRRPAPAATPAATPAQAPAAAPAQAPAAAPAGVVEPTRKVPLPPQPPLDLLAELTNTAPPPETPRRTAVRRVKIWTPILLLLAGAVTGAQLLRPLPAPQIVAAEQAHTLDGQFSVPWPAKGQGAVRVPGSGDVGAFGEQKPVPTASVAKVMTAYVILKGHPLRKGEAGPQIEIDTKAVADGTSEHESRVEGLVAGTKFSQQDMLKMLMIPSGNNIARLLARWDAGTDAEAAFVAKMNAAAKELGMENTTYTDPSGLDAATVSTAADQLKLAEAVMKDEAFRSVVALPSAEIKGLSTPLINNNTLLSANGLSIRGIKTGSSTPAGGTLMWAAYKSVGDETPLILGTLMDQHVDGPDLNGENSLKLVLANSKKIIEAVRQALASAPVVRKGQTVGHVDDGLGGRTPLVATKDLNVIGVPGQQLKLTLRPGASGTPHAAKAGTEVGVLTAGDGEGAKSVPVAVATDLAEPSFGARVTRLR, via the coding sequence ATGAAGGCGGTAGCGGTGACGGGCGGTTCCCCGGACACCCCGGAGAGTCCGGCGACGGAAGGGACCGGGGCCCCGGTGACGGATCCCGGTACGCAGGACACGCCCCCCGGCACCGGCGGCTCGGAGACCCCGGAGCGTGCAGAGGCCGAAACGCCCGCCGAGGCCGAGGCCGAGGCCGAGGCCGACGGCGCCGCGGAGACCGGGCCCGACGAGGGCGCCCCGGCCGAACCCGAGGCGAACGCAGAAGCCGAGCCGGAGGCTGACGCGGAGCCCGAGTCGAAGGCTGACGCGGAAGCCGAGGCGGAGCAGGAATCCGAGCCGGAGGCTGACGCGGAACCCGACGCGGAACCCGACGCGGAGCCCGAGCCGGAGGCTGACGCCGAGCCGGAGCCGGGGCCGGAGCCCGACGCGGAGCCCGAGGCGGCAGCCGAGCCCGAGGCCGACGCGGAGCCGGAGGCTGACGCCGAGCCGGAGCCCGAGCCCGAGGCTGACGCGGACCCCGAGCCGGAAGCCGAGGCCGAGCAGGCATCCGAGCCGGAAGCCGAGGCCGAGCAGGCATCCGAGGCGGAGGCCGAAGGCAGCTCCGCCGCCGAGCCTGAGGCCGGCGAGACCGCGCCCGAGGCCGAAGCACAGCCCGACACGGAGGCGGAGCCCGACGCGGAGGCCACCGGCGGGCCCGCACCCGAGCCTGACGTGGAGGCCGGCGGCCGGGAGGTAGCCGAGCCCGAGGCGGAGGCCGACGGCCGGGAGGTACCTGAGCCCGAGACCGAGGCCACCGGCGAGGGTGATGGCGGCGGCGGTGCGGCCCAGGACGAGGACGCACCTGACGAGTCGGCCGAGGAAGCCGAAGCGGTCGAGGCCGAAGGGCCCGCAGAGGACGGTCCGGCGGACGACGCGGGCCGCAAGCCCCGGCAGGCGCCGTCCTGGGCTCGGAACGACGCGGCCGAGGCCGACGCGGAGGACCCGGAGCGCACCAGCCAGTTCGTGGCCCTGAAGGAGCTGGACGCCCCGGCGGAGAAGGCCCCTTGGCCGGCAGCCGTACCGCAGAACCGGCGCCCGGCTCCGGCCGCGACCCCGGCCGCGACCCCCGCCCAGGCTCCGGCCGCCGCCCCCGCCCAGGCCCCGGCCGCGGCTCCCGCCGGGGTCGTCGAGCCCACCCGCAAGGTCCCGCTCCCCCCGCAGCCCCCGCTGGACCTGCTGGCCGAGCTCACCAACACCGCGCCCCCACCGGAGACCCCGCGCCGCACCGCCGTCCGGCGCGTGAAGATCTGGACCCCGATCCTGCTGCTCCTGGCCGGCGCGGTCACCGGCGCGCAGCTGCTGCGCCCGCTGCCCGCCCCGCAGATCGTCGCGGCCGAGCAGGCGCACACCCTCGACGGGCAGTTCTCCGTACCGTGGCCCGCCAAGGGCCAGGGGGCCGTACGCGTGCCCGGTTCCGGCGACGTCGGCGCCTTCGGCGAGCAGAAGCCCGTCCCCACGGCGAGCGTCGCCAAGGTGATGACGGCCTACGTGATCCTCAAGGGCCACCCGCTCCGCAAGGGCGAGGCCGGCCCCCAGATCGAGATCGACACGAAGGCAGTGGCGGACGGCACCTCGGAGCACGAGTCCCGGGTCGAGGGGCTCGTCGCCGGTACGAAGTTCAGCCAGCAGGACATGCTGAAGATGCTCATGATCCCGTCGGGCAACAACATCGCCCGGCTGCTGGCGCGCTGGGACGCCGGCACCGACGCCGAGGCGGCCTTCGTCGCGAAGATGAACGCCGCGGCCAAGGAGCTCGGCATGGAGAACACCACGTACACGGATCCCAGCGGTCTGGACGCCGCGACCGTCAGCACGGCCGCCGACCAGCTGAAGCTGGCCGAGGCCGTGATGAAGGACGAGGCGTTCCGTTCGGTGGTCGCGCTGCCGAGCGCCGAGATCAAGGGGCTGTCCACGCCGCTCATCAACAACAACACCCTGCTCTCGGCCAACGGCCTGAGCATCCGCGGCATCAAGACCGGGTCCAGCACCCCCGCGGGCGGCACGCTGATGTGGGCGGCGTACAAGTCGGTCGGTGACGAGACCCCGCTGATCCTCGGCACGCTCATGGACCAGCACGTGGACGGCCCGGACCTCAACGGCGAGAACAGCCTGAAGCTCGTGCTGGCCAACAGCAAGAAGATCATCGAGGCGGTACGGCAGGCGCTCGCCTCGGCTCCCGTGGTCCGCAAGGGCCAGACCGTCGGGCACGTGGACGACGGCCTCGGCGGCCGTACCCCGCTGGTGGCCACGAAGGACCTGAACGTGATCGGCGTTCCGGGCCAGCAGCTGAAGCTCACCCTGCGGCCGGGAGCGTCCGGGACCCCGCACGCCGCGAAGGCGGGAACCGAGGTCGGCGTCCTCACGGCCGGCGACGGGGAGGGCGCGAAGAGCGTCCCGGTGGCGGTCGCAACCGACCTGGCCGAACCCTCCTTCGGCGCCCGCGTCACCCGCCTCCGCTAG
- a CDS encoding amino acid adenylation domain-containing protein — MTTWQQTLAALNDTAAPVPQGPVAHLLAERARPVADRPAVLARDRDLTHGELHGLAEALAVRLRERGAGPGVLVRVCLPRSAELVVAVLAVLRAGAAYVPLDPDHPAERLAQLVESAPAPITLTGARLAHLFPAAGVLEVDLDALGVAEGEPDDAPGAVGPAVPEPGGPQPGPADLAYVIHTSGSTGRPKGVAIEQHSLANLLEATAVPFGLAPGRRVLQFASPAFDVSVWEILATLWAGAAVVVFDEPVASAEALAALVRERRADTVFLLAALLAQLDPAAFAGVRTVVTGGESFSQALVDRWAPGRDFIYVYGPTEATVFQSWHRCLPGAPGEPASIGRPMANLRYSVRDGSGAPVGPGVEGELWIGGAGVGRGYLGLPDAGAPRFVPDPDDPRPGARLYRTGDLARHRPDGTLDFRGRADRQVKIRGFRIEPGEVEVALTALPGIVAAAVVVPEGTAQPLLAGYVVTDGPLPADWRARLAERLPYYMVPAAVIPLDRMPSTPNGKIDRRSLSARPLPTGLSAVAAVAAPDGSADGGGAADAGGSADRVRAVLRDLFSEAFGRPVSDSGDFFLLGGTSLKAASLAAAAAQRLFVPVRVRDVFECPSVTDLADRLAPRCASASASVSAAAEAEAEVPAGDTDGSQGVSGAQRWLWLEDRTRGTGARGSAAYHVPMLLECQGVADPEVLGAAFARLQEREPQLRTVFREEWGEPVSGPAAERARLAVLDLPGEAARAAAVQEWAHAPFDLAHGPLVRAALLRRPGGRDQLLVVLHHIVSDQTSLEIIARALAGTGPEAAPGVPGHAAYEPSGGDELAYWRSRLSPPPAPLPLPVDRPRSGPAGRATAVTAVHLDAAELEALEELARSRRTGLFPVLAAAVAATLHEATGAGDISLGTAVSRRPALGPGPAGAVGCMVNTVVLRTAVQGGTPCVALVDDLADQAVGAMDHGGLPFNELVRTLDPPRSPGRNPYFDVWVTLWDEIDTGPGALRLTGGAIPLAEGLFELSFQFSRSAGGLKLLLQYDSALYEPGTAQGLAERAAHAARRLSTAGPQAPVRSLTPPVEAPQAPTARPAFAGFSWGATRP; from the coding sequence GTGACCACCTGGCAGCAGACACTGGCCGCACTCAACGACACGGCCGCGCCCGTACCGCAGGGCCCGGTGGCGCACCTGCTCGCCGAGCGCGCCCGCCCGGTCGCGGACCGGCCCGCCGTGCTGGCCCGCGACCGGGACCTCACCCACGGGGAACTGCACGGCCTCGCCGAGGCGCTCGCGGTACGGCTGCGCGAGCGCGGGGCGGGCCCGGGCGTCCTGGTCCGGGTCTGCCTGCCCCGCTCCGCGGAGCTGGTCGTCGCCGTCCTCGCGGTGCTGCGCGCCGGAGCCGCGTACGTACCGCTGGACCCGGACCACCCGGCCGAGCGGCTCGCCCAGCTCGTCGAGAGCGCCCCCGCGCCGATCACCCTGACCGGCGCCCGGCTCGCCCATCTGTTCCCGGCAGCGGGTGTGCTGGAGGTCGACCTGGACGCGCTGGGTGTGGCGGAGGGCGAGCCGGACGACGCGCCCGGCGCCGTCGGCCCGGCCGTACCCGAGCCGGGCGGGCCGCAGCCGGGCCCGGCCGACCTCGCGTACGTCATCCACACCTCGGGCTCCACCGGCCGCCCCAAGGGGGTGGCCATCGAACAGCACTCCCTGGCCAATCTGCTGGAGGCCACCGCCGTCCCCTTCGGTCTCGCCCCCGGCCGGCGCGTGCTCCAGTTCGCCAGCCCCGCCTTCGACGTCTCGGTGTGGGAGATCCTCGCGACCCTGTGGGCCGGGGCGGCCGTCGTGGTCTTCGACGAGCCCGTCGCCTCCGCCGAGGCGCTGGCCGCGCTGGTCCGCGAACGACGCGCCGACACCGTGTTCCTGCTCGCCGCGCTGCTGGCCCAGCTGGACCCGGCCGCCTTCGCGGGCGTACGGACGGTCGTCACCGGCGGCGAGTCCTTCAGCCAGGCGCTGGTGGACCGCTGGGCCCCTGGCCGCGACTTCATCTACGTCTACGGGCCCACCGAGGCCACGGTGTTCCAGTCCTGGCACCGGTGCCTGCCCGGCGCCCCCGGGGAGCCGGCGTCCATCGGCCGCCCGATGGCCAACCTGCGCTACTCGGTGCGCGACGGCTCCGGCGCACCGGTCGGCCCCGGCGTCGAGGGCGAGCTGTGGATCGGCGGCGCCGGCGTGGGCCGGGGCTACCTGGGCCTGCCCGACGCGGGCGCGCCGCGCTTCGTACCCGACCCCGACGACCCCCGCCCCGGGGCCCGGCTCTACCGCACCGGCGACCTGGCCCGCCACCGCCCGGACGGAACCCTGGACTTCCGCGGGCGCGCCGACCGGCAGGTGAAGATCCGCGGCTTCCGCATCGAGCCCGGCGAGGTGGAGGTGGCGCTCACCGCTCTGCCGGGCATCGTGGCCGCCGCCGTGGTCGTGCCCGAGGGGACGGCGCAGCCGCTGCTCGCCGGGTACGTGGTCACCGACGGGCCGCTGCCCGCCGACTGGCGGGCCAGGCTGGCCGAGAGGCTGCCGTACTACATGGTTCCGGCGGCGGTGATCCCGCTGGACCGGATGCCGAGCACTCCCAACGGGAAGATAGACCGGCGCAGCCTCTCCGCCCGGCCGCTCCCCACGGGGCTGTCGGCTGTTGCGGCGGTTGCGGCTCCCGACGGCTCCGCGGATGGCGGTGGGGCGGCGGATGCCGGTGGGTCGGCGGACCGCGTCCGCGCCGTGCTGCGGGACCTGTTCTCCGAGGCGTTCGGCCGACCGGTCTCGGACAGCGGCGACTTCTTCCTGCTCGGGGGCACCAGCCTCAAGGCCGCCTCCCTGGCTGCGGCGGCAGCGCAACGGCTGTTCGTGCCGGTCCGCGTCCGCGACGTCTTCGAATGCCCGAGCGTCACCGACCTCGCCGACCGGCTGGCGCCACGCTGTGCCTCGGCCTCGGCCTCCGTGTCCGCTGCGGCCGAAGCCGAGGCCGAGGTCCCGGCCGGGGACACCGACGGGTCGCAGGGCGTCAGCGGGGCTCAGCGGTGGCTGTGGCTGGAGGACCGGACCCGGGGCACGGGGGCGCGCGGGAGCGCCGCGTACCACGTGCCGATGTTGCTGGAGTGCCAGGGCGTCGCCGATCCCGAGGTGCTGGGCGCCGCGTTCGCCCGCCTCCAGGAGCGCGAGCCGCAGCTGCGCACCGTCTTCCGCGAGGAGTGGGGGGAGCCGGTTTCCGGCCCCGCCGCCGAGCGCGCCCGCCTGGCGGTCCTGGACCTGCCCGGCGAGGCTGCCCGCGCGGCCGCCGTACAGGAGTGGGCCCACGCGCCGTTCGACCTCGCGCACGGGCCGCTGGTGCGGGCCGCACTGCTGCGCCGCCCCGGCGGCCGGGACCAGCTGCTGGTCGTCCTGCACCACATCGTTTCCGACCAGACCTCGCTCGAGATCATCGCCCGGGCCCTGGCCGGGACGGGTCCGGAGGCGGCTCCGGGAGTGCCCGGCCACGCTGCGTACGAGCCGTCCGGCGGGGACGAACTCGCCTACTGGCGCAGCCGGCTGAGCCCGCCGCCGGCTCCGCTCCCGCTGCCCGTCGACCGTCCGCGCAGCGGCCCGGCCGGGCGGGCCACCGCGGTCACGGCCGTCCACCTCGACGCCGCCGAACTCGAGGCGCTGGAGGAGCTCGCGCGCAGCCGCCGTACGGGGCTGTTCCCGGTGCTGGCCGCCGCCGTCGCCGCCACGCTGCACGAGGCGACCGGCGCCGGCGACATCAGCCTCGGCACGGCCGTCAGCCGCCGCCCCGCCCTCGGGCCCGGTCCCGCGGGCGCGGTGGGCTGCATGGTCAACACCGTGGTCCTGCGGACCGCCGTACAGGGCGGAACGCCCTGCGTCGCGCTGGTCGACGACCTCGCGGACCAGGCGGTCGGCGCGATGGACCACGGCGGTCTGCCGTTCAACGAGCTGGTGCGCACCCTGGACCCGCCGCGCAGCCCGGGCCGCAACCCGTACTTCGACGTGTGGGTGACCCTCTGGGACGAGATCGACACCGGCCCGGGCGCGCTCCGGCTCACCGGCGGCGCCATCCCGCTGGCCGAGGGCCTGTTCGAGCTCTCGTTCCAGTTCTCACGTAGCGCAGGTGGCTTGAAACTGCTCCTCCAATACGACAGCGCACTCTACGAACCGGGCACGGCACAGGGACTGGCCGAAAGGGCCGCCCACGCCGCGCGCCGGCTGTCGACGGCCGGCCCGCAGGCCCCGGTCCGCTCGCTCACACCTCCGGTGGAGGCCCCGCAGGCCCCCACCGCCCGTCCGGCGTTCGCAGGGTTCTCCTGGGGCGCCACCCGACCCTGA